One genomic segment of Bacteroidota bacterium includes these proteins:
- a CDS encoding T9SS type A sorting domain-containing protein, translating into MKNKLFQSAFNLCVAAIVLLLPALVKAQNDVMISYDFNTSCAAPPAGWSIQNVDGGCTWRCGGGILQNNHSSQSCSGAADDWLITPELNFDEFLNEYISLSMGSNYSGGSLNVRLSTNYSGSGSPYSATWSTLASYTAGSNYTINIGSQTGKGYIAFQYTSTGNGTGQAALYAIYSMSVKGTKSIYITNPTVKNIDTAKADLGAEVVLAGPATVLERGIVWSLTANPLKGGSGVTQVNVSGTDGVFDTTVTGLPTGTRIYYKGFVTDASKTVYTTETSFFTLSAEPSAYPLTFTATTQSKNSIKLDWTQVPDAKGYIILQRARLAPTGIPNDATAYTNGQFIGDGQVVGVFTSNATITTTITGLVQGTRYYYTLFPYNYNLTNNETRNYKTATPVPTATDSTWGYPPSYSSAVEGVAGTGVVTISSLMNDATVSDTTKGVLAWRIQLKDGGSTLNDMDDLPTQITSLVVRPGAKNTVASWSTAIQSVGLFDDSTGALIRQGLIGTNTITFNSINVVAQDNNYRPMSVRLSLRKTVLTDNSRFHFKIDSADVVVKGVIESSQTYNFSTLSDTLKNSIEVLATKLSFLTTMPTPIEAGAFITQQQVVALDTFGSRDIDYTGAISVSSIGNALIASPRVVNAVSGLAAFDTVRFFKAMPTDTLIAMASGMINGKSSRYVVENSKRSDIAVDGSFIYPQNIQHLTYKDTGVITATNSLEVFSLRLRDGGGSPDNDFEPTTLSALTFSVGNSYAIGKAALVANGVKIAEVTTVGSIIQFTNINLVANDNDSVRFSLHVTFKGTVTDGHRVTFTITSATVGATGSLLAATNAGGATSSTLYNDNKIDITASRLAFVKQPVNVARGSIMYPFVTVQTLDAEGNIDNAGRGITLEANGTAFNFSALNAVGVIPTKAVAEFTKLIFDVPTTGATLIARSAGLDSVISNPFNVLLPVWFRSVKSGNWSDISVWEQTTDFGTNWVAATDTPNCSEHGFVTISNGDTVKMNGISAAANTVDELTIEKGAVLVTPSVAPFKLAVNDAFGDDITVEGTLLHNNGQSIGGIDIAAPASIAVKKGGVIELASFGDAADWAGNTNIRFEDSALYVHNTTIANTISPAVMFPNSAANEVAIFRIAQNNTFPGSAMNANSPLVINGLLAIDNNTTLTIGGNGERGLRNGITGAGDLVIVNSAKTRITDVAQLSGTGSIQVNSAAAIFQIAASSQTELLNNKAITTTANNGIRVAGQLNGFANGFTGNAATIIESNATIITAHSQGVSGLFANTGAKTIQPANYVFNGTAVQNSGSLNGNVARTVKVSNNSGLVLTDNLTIADTLFIGAGNITTSPSNLLTINGNGVIDGYSAASYINGPVKVWVDSAETVQLPVGKAIYAPVNYTADNANTWVTLEYVGNTPNNNGFDTAKRGEGLAAVKANEYWKISTSNTVEGRVEVPFTTNSAITGVDALNIRVVSWNGTRWVSEGPVRRTANTNGVQSDVLNNYIVFTIGVDSACTIPAAPAFTTLNVCNGNTANLTATGNGSIRWFAAMNDEKPFAIGNTVNAGVIFIDTVFYAEVKNIGCISNRVAYPVKINAIPVAPFVSGTTQLCYNQSVQLAADTNGTHNWYNDVNATTALFTGDVLTSSSLTKDTSFYVEKVVIGCPSTRTRVDVAVRAQIQNPFSVGAEVCAGTPAVVKATANEDIRWFIDGTTTIPFFTGERFNTANLFATTTYFLEAFEGACKSQRVPVTVDVLALPAAPTLTQPAVCEGSSAQVNATGSGKVYWFNDNTATISADSGVVFTTPALNTSRTYYANVFDGKCYSPKASAVVTVYTIPVNAAFTAASYVATNQPTVIQTATTAQYYTWDFGTDATPQTASGVGPHNVKWASQGTKTITMKVWNGNTAVACSTEVQKTVAVGPGLGIESVNGAQIVVYPNPISQGELNISLPAEEQAVISVTDATGRLVWKGETNARETAVNVSGWAAGIYFVNISTNGYNQTVKIDKQ; encoded by the coding sequence ATGAAAAATAAATTGTTTCAAAGTGCCTTTAACCTTTGTGTAGCTGCAATAGTATTGTTGCTGCCTGCATTGGTAAAAGCACAAAACGATGTAATGATTTCGTACGACTTCAATACAAGTTGTGCTGCACCTCCTGCGGGATGGTCTATCCAAAACGTTGACGGTGGTTGTACTTGGCGTTGCGGTGGTGGTATTTTGCAAAATAACCACTCATCGCAAAGTTGCAGCGGTGCAGCCGATGATTGGTTGATAACCCCCGAATTGAATTTTGATGAGTTCTTAAATGAGTATATCTCATTATCAATGGGCTCAAACTATAGCGGTGGTTCATTAAACGTTAGACTTTCAACCAACTATTCAGGTTCAGGAAGCCCCTATTCAGCCACTTGGTCAACTTTGGCCAGCTACACAGCCGGTTCTAATTATACCATAAATATTGGTAGCCAAACCGGAAAAGGATATATCGCTTTTCAATATACCTCTACAGGAAACGGTACAGGTCAAGCGGCTTTGTATGCTATCTACAGCATGTCGGTAAAGGGTACAAAAAGCATATACATTACCAATCCTACTGTTAAAAATATTGATACTGCCAAAGCCGATTTAGGTGCCGAGGTAGTATTGGCCGGCCCAGCAACTGTTCTTGAACGTGGCATTGTTTGGTCGTTAACCGCTAACCCGCTTAAAGGCGGTTCAGGTGTAACCCAAGTAAACGTATCGGGAACCGACGGTGTGTTTGATACCACAGTTACAGGTTTGCCTACAGGCACAAGGATTTATTACAAGGGGTTTGTTACTGATGCCAGCAAAACGGTTTACACTACCGAGACTTCTTTTTTTACCCTCTCAGCTGAACCTTCAGCCTATCCTTTAACATTTACGGCTACAACTCAATCTAAGAACAGCATTAAGTTAGATTGGACACAAGTGCCCGATGCTAAAGGCTACATAATTTTGCAACGTGCCCGTTTGGCTCCTACGGGAATTCCCAACGATGCTACTGCTTATACCAACGGACAATTTATTGGTGATGGGCAAGTAGTAGGGGTGTTTACAAGCAACGCCACTATCACTACTACCATTACAGGGTTGGTGCAAGGTACCCGTTACTATTACACATTATTTCCTTACAACTATAATCTTACCAATAACGAAACCCGCAATTACAAAACTGCGACTCCTGTGCCTACTGCTACGGATAGTACATGGGGATATCCACCGTCGTACAGTTCAGCTGTTGAGGGTGTTGCAGGCACGGGTGTGGTAACTATATCAAGTTTGATGAATGATGCCACGGTAAGCGATACTACCAAAGGTGTTTTGGCATGGAGAATACAATTGAAAGACGGGGGCTCAACCCTTAATGATATGGATGATTTGCCTACCCAGATTACCTCATTAGTGGTAAGACCCGGTGCAAAAAATACCGTTGCAAGCTGGTCTACCGCAATACAATCGGTAGGATTATTTGATGACAGCACAGGTGCTCTTATCAGGCAAGGTTTAATAGGTACTAACACGATTACTTTCAACTCGATAAATGTGGTTGCTCAAGACAACAACTACAGGCCAATGTCGGTAAGGTTATCGCTACGTAAAACCGTATTGACTGATAACAGCCGTTTCCATTTCAAAATAGATTCTGCCGATGTGGTTGTAAAAGGGGTGATAGAAAGTTCACAAACCTATAATTTCAGCACTCTTTCGGATACGCTTAAAAACAGCATTGAAGTACTTGCTACCAAGCTAAGTTTCTTAACCACCATGCCTACACCAATTGAGGCGGGTGCATTCATTACTCAGCAGCAGGTAGTAGCTTTAGATACTTTCGGTAGCCGTGATATTGATTATACCGGTGCTATTTCAGTTTCATCTATCGGTAATGCACTTATTGCTTCGCCACGCGTTGTAAATGCTGTGAGCGGTTTGGCTGCTTTTGATACCGTAAGGTTCTTTAAGGCTATGCCAACCGATACCCTTATAGCAATGGCTTCCGGCATGATAAATGGTAAAAGCAGCAGGTATGTGGTTGAAAACTCTAAACGCTCAGATATAGCTGTTGACGGTTCATTCATTTACCCGCAAAATATTCAGCACCTTACGTATAAAGATACCGGTGTTATTACTGCTACAAATTCACTAGAGGTATTCAGCCTTCGTTTACGTGATGGCGGCGGAAGCCCTGATAACGATTTTGAGCCTACTACACTTTCAGCACTTACCTTTAGCGTGGGCAACTCATACGCCATTGGAAAAGCTGCGTTGGTAGCCAACGGTGTCAAAATTGCCGAGGTAACCACAGTAGGTTCAATCATACAGTTTACCAATATAAACCTGGTTGCCAATGATAATGATTCGGTTCGTTTTTCATTGCACGTAACGTTTAAAGGTACAGTAACCGACGGACATCGTGTAACATTTACTATTACTTCGGCCACTGTAGGTGCTACTGGTTCATTGCTTGCGGCTACAAATGCTGGCGGTGCTACCAGCTCAACGCTGTATAACGATAACAAAATTGATATTACTGCCAGCCGTTTGGCGTTTGTGAAACAACCTGTAAACGTTGCGCGTGGTAGCATTATGTATCCTTTTGTAACTGTGCAAACCCTTGATGCGGAAGGTAATATAGATAATGCAGGACGTGGTATAACACTGGAAGCAAACGGTACGGCCTTTAATTTTTCTGCCCTGAATGCGGTGGGTGTGATACCTACCAAAGCGGTAGCAGAGTTTACCAAACTGATATTTGACGTACCCACCACGGGTGCTACACTTATTGCCCGCTCGGCAGGTTTAGACAGTGTCATCAGTAATCCTTTTAATGTGTTGTTGCCTGTGTGGTTCCGTTCAGTAAAATCAGGTAACTGGTCGGATATTTCGGTATGGGAACAAACCACCGACTTCGGTACTAATTGGGTTGCCGCTACGGATACTCCCAACTGCAGCGAACACGGTTTTGTAACCATCAGCAACGGCGATACCGTGAAAATGAACGGCATTTCGGCCGCTGCAAATACGGTGGATGAACTTACTATTGAAAAGGGTGCTGTATTGGTAACCCCATCGGTAGCGCCGTTCAAACTTGCTGTTAATGATGCTTTTGGTGATGATATAACTGTTGAAGGAACCTTGTTGCACAACAACGGCCAATCAATTGGCGGTATAGATATTGCTGCGCCTGCAAGCATTGCAGTGAAAAAGGGCGGTGTAATTGAGCTTGCCTCATTTGGTGATGCTGCCGATTGGGCAGGAAACACCAATATCAGGTTTGAAGACAGCGCATTATATGTACACAATACCACTATTGCAAACACCATCAGTCCTGCTGTGATGTTCCCTAATTCGGCTGCTAACGAAGTAGCCATTTTTAGGATAGCACAAAACAACACATTCCCCGGTTCAGCCATGAATGCAAACAGCCCGTTGGTAATAAACGGCTTGCTTGCAATAGATAACAATACAACATTAACCATTGGTGGTAACGGCGAGAGAGGTTTGCGTAACGGTATTACCGGCGCAGGAGACCTTGTTATAGTTAATTCTGCTAAAACTCGTATTACGGATGTGGCTCAACTGAGCGGTACAGGTTCGATACAGGTGAACAGTGCCGCAGCTATATTCCAAATAGCTGCTTCAAGTCAAACCGAATTGTTAAATAACAAAGCCATCACAACTACTGCTAATAATGGTATTCGTGTGGCCGGCCAATTAAACGGTTTCGCTAACGGTTTCACAGGCAATGCCGCTACTATTATTGAAAGTAACGCAACAATTATCACTGCACACTCGCAAGGTGTAAGTGGTTTGTTTGCCAATACAGGTGCTAAAACCATTCAGCCTGCCAATTATGTATTTAATGGTACTGCTGTGCAAAACAGCGGTAGCCTTAACGGCAACGTTGCCCGCACAGTAAAAGTGAGCAACAACAGTGGCTTGGTGTTGACCGATAACCTAACTATTGCCGATACATTATTTATTGGGGCAGGTAATATTACCACAAGCCCAAGCAACTTACTTACTATTAACGGCAATGGTGTGATTGATGGTTATTCAGCCGCAAGCTACATTAACGGCCCTGTGAAAGTTTGGGTGGATAGCGCTGAAACAGTGCAATTGCCCGTAGGTAAAGCAATTTATGCTCCTGTAAATTATACTGCTGATAATGCAAATACTTGGGTAACGCTGGAGTATGTAGGCAATACACCAAACAACAACGGTTTTGATACGGCTAAGCGTGGCGAAGGCCTAGCTGCGGTGAAAGCCAACGAATACTGGAAAATAAGCACTTCAAATACAGTTGAAGGTCGTGTTGAAGTGCCTTTCACAACAAACTCGGCCATTACAGGTGTTGATGCGTTGAACATTCGTGTAGTAAGCTGGAACGGCACCCGTTGGGTAAGTGAAGGCCCTGTGCGCAGGACTGCAAATACCAACGGTGTTCAATCCGACGTGTTGAATAACTATATCGTATTTACCATTGGTGTGGATTCTGCTTGTACCATTCCTGCTGCTCCTGCATTTACTACGTTAAACGTATGTAATGGCAATACCGCAAACCTTACTGCCACCGGAAACGGTTCTATCCGATGGTTTGCAGCTATGAACGATGAAAAGCCTTTTGCCATTGGCAATACCGTTAATGCGGGTGTAATTTTTATTGATACTGTGTTTTATGCTGAGGTGAAAAACATCGGTTGTATAAGCAACCGCGTGGCTTATCCGGTTAAAATAAATGCAATACCGGTTGCTCCTTTTGTAAGCGGTACTACCCAATTGTGCTACAACCAATCGGTGCAATTAGCAGCCGATACTAACGGAACACACAATTGGTATAACGATGTAAATGCAACCACCGCACTATTCACCGGCGATGTATTAACAAGCAGCTCGCTTACTAAAGACACTTCTTTCTATGTAGAAAAAGTAGTAATCGGTTGCCCAAGTACCCGCACCCGTGTTGATGTGGCTGTAAGAGCACAAATACAAAATCCTTTCAGCGTAGGTGCTGAGGTATGTGCAGGCACTCCTGCGGTTGTAAAAGCTACAGCTAACGAAGACATCCGTTGGTTTATCGACGGTACTACAACGATACCTTTCTTTACCGGTGAGCGATTTAATACCGCCAACCTGTTTGCTACCACTACATACTTCTTAGAAGCTTTTGAAGGAGCTTGCAAAAGCCAGCGTGTACCCGTTACCGTTGATGTGCTTGCCTTGCCTGCTGCCCCAACGCTTACCCAACCTGCCGTTTGCGAAGGTTCTTCGGCACAGGTAAATGCTACCGGCAGTGGTAAAGTATATTGGTTCAACGATAATACTGCCACCATATCAGCCGATAGCGGTGTAGTATTCACTACACCCGCACTTAACACCAGCCGTACTTACTATGCAAACGTGTTCGACGGTAAGTGCTACAGTCCTAAGGCTTCAGCGGTGGTAACAGTTTATACAATTCCTGTTAATGCTGCGTTTACAGCGGCATCGTATGTTGCGACCAATCAGCCCACTGTGATACAAACCGCTACAACCGCTCAGTATTACACCTGGGATTTTGGAACCGATGCAACACCTCAAACTGCATCAGGTGTTGGTCCTCACAATGTTAAATGGGCAAGCCAAGGTACCAAAACCATCACCATGAAGGTATGGAACGGTAATACTGCCGTGGCCTGCTCTACTGAGGTACAAAAAACCGTAGCCGTTGGCCCCGGTTTAGGTATCGAAAGTGTAAACGGTGCGCAGATAGTAGTGTATCCTAACCCTATTAGCCAAGGAGAACTGAATATCAGCTTGCCTGCTGAAGAGCAAGCGGTAATCAGTGTAACCGATGCAACAGGAAGATTGGTTTGGAAAGGTGAAACAAACGCCCGCGAAACTGCTGTAAATGTGAGCGGTTGGGCTGCCGGAATCTACTTTGTAAACATTAGCACCAATGGCTATAACCAAACGGTGAAAATTGATAAACAATAA